From a region of the Octopus sinensis linkage group LG18, ASM634580v1, whole genome shotgun sequence genome:
- the LOC115221708 gene encoding zinc finger protein 2 homolog, whose amino-acid sequence MGFKCNFCSKIFNQKSDLMLHEAHHAREAFFRACSQQQQQQQHHQQQQHQQQQLQQRQQQHQHQQQQQNNISKKTSLLNLSTSPSHVLNLKCIYCQEIFHDQCTLAEHVQMQHLGKKVLTCHLCDKTFSRSSDLAIHMRVHSGEKPFSCNVCDKSFTQLSNLATHKRIHSGEKPYQCPECYKAFSDSSALSRHVRIHSGEKPFKCDICYKSFSISSNLSMHLRTHSGEKPFRCDVCDKTFSQSAHLATHMRTHCGDKIFICKVCGKAFTNSSNLALHMTVHSGQKPYTCYLCHRSFPQSSLLSAHMATHSAELDAAAMGRLFMSPGNNIHHMNENSPASSSSSVSPSHSPSPQQHHQLSTTNTIAAHNHNHYHMQQSQQQHSGIRSSPDLQPTYSHKNNKHMIIDKDPMQHVSPNHTVSEVMASLSANEKTFRRNSGSGTAMNTNNNNIITCNNNINLNNSSSNINNNCSSSNNNNSNSSKHSGNQPTVKKAIPRSEMVKIFRDVAESLWGVSGEDIAEDIREDGITGTTF is encoded by the coding sequence ATGGGTTTCAAATGTAACTTTTGTTCAAAGATTTTTAACCAAAAGTCGGATTTGATGCTTCATGAAGCTCACCATGCCAGAGAAGCTTTCTTCAGGGCTTGttcgcaacagcaacaacaacaacaacaccaccagcaacagcagcatcagcagcaacaattgcagcaacgacaacagcagcatcagcatcagcagcagcagcagaataaCATATCCAAAAAGACATCTCTATTGAACCTGTCGACTTCTCCTTCGCATGTTCTCAATTTGAAATGCATTTACTGCCAAGAGATATTTCACGACCAATGCACTCTTGCAGAGCATGTACAAATGCAGCACTTGGGCAAGAAAGTGCTCACCTGTCACCTTTGTGATAAGACTTTTTCACGTTCTTCAGATCTTGCTATTCATATGCGTGTTCATTCGGGCGAGAAGCCGTTTTCTTGCAATGTCTGCGACAAGTCGTTCACCCAACTGTCAAACCTTGCCACCCACAAGCGTATCCATtctggagagaaaccttatcaatgCCCAGAGTGCTACAAGGCCTTTTCAGATTCTTCAGCATTGTCACGCCATGTTAGAATTCATTCTGGGGAAAAGCCATTCAAGTGCGACATTTGTTATAAATCTTTTTCCATCTCTTCCAATTTGTCTATGCATTTGCGGACACATTCAGGTGAGAAACCATTCCGGTGTGATGTTTGTGATAAAACCTTCTCCCAGTCGGCCCACCTTGCAACTCACATGAGAACACATTGTGGAgataaaatttttatatgtaaAGTTTGCGGAAAGGCTTTTACCAATTCTTCTAATTTGGCGTTACATATGACTGTGCACTCTGGGCAGAAACCTTACACCTGCTACCTGTGCCACAGGTCGTTCCCTCAGTCCTCGCTGCTCTCGGCTCACATGGCAACTCACTCTGCCGAATTAGATGCTGCTGCCATGGGCAGGCTGTTTATGTCTCCTGGCAACAATATCCATCACATGAACGAGAACTCCccagcatcgtcgtcgtcgtccgtcTCTCCGTCGCATTCCCCATCACCACAGCAACACCACCAGCTATCCACGACGAACACGATTGCTGCAcacaaccacaaccattaccacatGCAACAATCACAGCAGCAGCATTCTGGCATCCGCTCCTCCCCCGACCTGCAGCCGACCTACTCTCACAAGAACAACAAACACATGATCATTGATAAGGATCCAATGCAGCACGTCTCTCCGAACCACACGGTGTCCGAGGTGATGGCCTCCCTGTCTGCGAACGAAAAGACTTTCAGAAGGAACAGCGGCAGCGGAACTGCCatgaacaccaacaacaacaacatcatcacttgcaataacaatatcaatctcaacaacagcagcagcaatatcaacaacaactgcagcagcagcaacaacaacaatagtaacagcaGCAAACATTCTGGAAACCAGCCAACCGTGAAGAAGGCCATACCACGTAGTGAGATGGTGAAGATATTCCGAGACGTTGCCGAGTCCTTATGGGGTGTGAGTGGTGAAGATATTGCTGAAGATATTCGTGAAGATGGCATCACAGGGACAACTTTCTGA